A stretch of the Actinomyces faecalis genome encodes the following:
- a CDS encoding ABC transporter ATP-binding protein, protein MSEVLGQVPVISLEKVSARYGRRTVLSPVSLSLRRGDVLGLVGPNGAGKSTLMDIMACLRPPSAGHLGIQGTVVDNPRIAGQARRSIAYLPQHNTLIPHFTAQEMVEYAAWTAQVPRNQRAERVADALEAVDLSGSRQLRVSRMSGGTYQRLALATCLVKQPALLLLDEPTVGLDPVQRVRFRHLIEVLTSTAVVISSHLMEDIASLATHLLVLEQGTTRFVGPLDDLTGQTDTSGLESAYLNLVGTS, encoded by the coding sequence ATGAGTGAGGTGCTGGGGCAGGTACCGGTGATCTCACTGGAGAAGGTGTCCGCCCGATATGGTCGACGAACAGTCCTGAGCCCAGTCTCGCTGTCGCTCCGGCGAGGTGACGTTCTCGGGCTCGTCGGACCCAACGGGGCAGGAAAGTCCACCCTCATGGACATCATGGCGTGTCTGCGCCCTCCCTCAGCCGGCCACCTCGGCATACAGGGCACGGTGGTCGACAACCCTCGGATCGCAGGACAGGCTCGCAGGAGCATCGCCTACCTGCCCCAGCACAATACTCTCATTCCCCACTTCACCGCCCAGGAGATGGTCGAGTACGCCGCCTGGACCGCACAGGTCCCACGGAACCAGCGCGCCGAGCGAGTGGCCGACGCATTGGAGGCGGTCGATCTGAGCGGGTCTCGGCAGCTGCGTGTCTCACGCATGTCGGGCGGAACCTACCAGCGGTTGGCTTTGGCCACCTGCCTCGTCAAGCAGCCAGCTCTGCTCCTGCTCGACGAGCCCACGGTCGGTCTAGATCCAGTCCAGAGAGTCCGCTTTCGTCACCTCATTGAGGTACTGACGTCCACCGCGGTCGTCATCTCCTCCCATCTCATGGAGGATATCGCTTCCCTCGCCACCCATCTGCTCGTTCTGGAGCAGGGCACGACACGGTTTGTCGGTCCACTTGACGACCTGACAGGCCAGACCGACACCTCCGGGCTTGAATCCGCCTATCTCAACCTGGTGGGCACGTCATGA
- the lpdA gene encoding dihydrolipoyl dehydrogenase: MTDTVYDMVILGAGSGGYAAALRGAQLGLKVALIEADKVGGTCLHRGCVPTKAVLHAAETADAVREAGALGVQAELRGIDMAAVNAYKDGVITKMYKGLQGLVSSRGIDLVTGWGKMVSADTVEVDGKAVKGKNVVLASGSFSKTIGQTIDDKVITSEQALQLDHVPSSAVILGGGVIGVEFASAWASLGTQVTIIEGLPRLVPGEDEAISKQLERAFRKRKIAFKTKTMFKSVDRTDSGVTVHTEDGKSYDAELMLIAVGRGPATANLGYEEVGVAMDRGFVLADEYGRTNVPGVWAVGDIVPGVQLAHRGFAQGIVVAEKIAGLDPTPVDDVLVPKVTFCEPEIASVGLSEAKAKEVHGEDAITTAEFNVAGNAKSQILGTQGFVKLVSLKDGPIVGFHAIGARMGEQVGEGQLMVSWEADADDVASLVHAHPTQNETLGEAALALAGKPLHNHG; the protein is encoded by the coding sequence GTGACAGACACCGTCTACGACATGGTCATCCTGGGCGCCGGCTCGGGCGGCTACGCCGCAGCACTGCGCGGGGCCCAGCTGGGCCTCAAGGTCGCCCTTATCGAGGCTGACAAGGTCGGCGGCACCTGCCTCCACCGCGGGTGCGTACCCACCAAGGCCGTCCTGCATGCCGCGGAGACCGCTGACGCCGTCCGCGAGGCCGGGGCCCTCGGCGTCCAGGCCGAGCTGCGCGGCATCGACATGGCCGCCGTGAACGCCTACAAGGACGGCGTCATCACCAAGATGTACAAGGGCCTGCAGGGGTTGGTCTCCTCACGCGGGATCGACCTCGTCACCGGCTGGGGCAAGATGGTGTCGGCCGACACCGTCGAGGTCGACGGCAAGGCCGTCAAGGGCAAGAACGTCGTCCTGGCCTCCGGCTCCTTCTCCAAGACCATCGGGCAGACCATCGACGACAAGGTCATCACCTCCGAGCAGGCCCTCCAGCTCGACCACGTCCCCTCCTCCGCCGTCATCCTGGGCGGTGGCGTCATCGGCGTCGAGTTCGCCTCCGCCTGGGCCTCGCTCGGCACCCAGGTCACTATCATCGAGGGCCTGCCCCGCCTGGTCCCAGGCGAGGACGAGGCGATCTCCAAGCAGCTCGAGCGCGCCTTCCGCAAGCGCAAGATCGCCTTCAAGACCAAGACGATGTTCAAGTCCGTGGACCGCACGGACTCCGGTGTCACCGTCCACACCGAGGACGGCAAGTCCTACGACGCTGAGCTGATGCTCATCGCCGTCGGCCGCGGCCCGGCGACCGCGAACCTGGGCTACGAGGAGGTCGGCGTGGCCATGGACCGCGGCTTCGTCCTGGCCGACGAGTACGGACGCACCAACGTCCCCGGCGTGTGGGCGGTGGGTGACATCGTCCCCGGCGTCCAGCTCGCTCACCGCGGCTTCGCCCAGGGCATCGTCGTGGCAGAGAAGATCGCGGGCCTGGACCCGACCCCCGTCGACGACGTCCTGGTTCCCAAGGTCACCTTCTGCGAGCCTGAGATCGCCTCGGTCGGCCTGAGCGAGGCCAAGGCCAAGGAGGTCCACGGCGAGGACGCGATCACCACCGCCGAGTTCAACGTCGCCGGTAACGCCAAGAGCCAGATCCTCGGGACCCAGGGCTTCGTCAAGCTCGTCTCCCTCAAGGACGGCCCGATCGTCGGCTTCCACGCTATCGGCGCGCGCATGGGTGAGCAGGTCGGAGAGGGCCAGCTCATGGTGAGCTGGGAGGCTGACGCCGACGACGTCGCCTCCCTCGTCCACGCCCACCCCACCCAGAACGAGACTCTCGGCGAGGCCGCGCTGGCCCTCGCCGGCAAGCCCCTGCACAACCACGGCTGA
- a CDS encoding leucyl aminopeptidase, whose translation MDTIIAEVSTIPSAPSRACQTVLSLSELPASRTEVRTLVLAAASCTDDAPGAESRARVLTDGVDTSGLDVEALEGALADLGYTAGLDAVLRLPAQGLGEVAAPSLLVVGTGQGLERAEDAASDAVALGSTRSGVLARAAARAVRELAGTDTAVLALPAADASDLEAVARGAASGGYSWAARVPAATAPLGEAVIPSGLTGSEGEQALARASVLGGALRLTRDLVNEPPNRLTPQAFAQLAQELADEAGLEVEVLDEAALAEGGFGGIVGVGQGSVHPPRLVRVSWVPASPSQRVALIGKGVTFDSGGLSLKPPASMPEMKSDMAGAATVLATVLAAAGLRLDVRVDAWLALAENMPTADAQRPSDIVTMYGGTTVEITNTDAEGRLVMADALARAVEDEPDAVLDVATLTGAQIVALGDRVSGVMGTPSLRQAVTEAAVAAGEAFWAMPLPEHLRANLDSPFARLRNASVGSRAGGMLVAGLFLREFVGQVPWAHLDVAGPAYNEKSAWGGVPVGGTGAGVATLVELLRSMAR comes from the coding sequence ATGGACACTATCATCGCTGAGGTGAGCACCATCCCGAGCGCGCCCAGCCGCGCCTGCCAGACCGTCTTGTCCCTCAGCGAGCTGCCCGCCTCCAGGACCGAGGTCCGCACCCTTGTCCTTGCCGCAGCCTCCTGCACGGATGACGCGCCGGGGGCCGAGTCCCGCGCCCGAGTCCTGACCGACGGGGTTGACACCTCCGGCCTCGACGTCGAGGCCCTCGAGGGCGCCCTCGCGGACCTGGGCTACACCGCCGGCCTCGACGCCGTCCTGCGCCTGCCTGCCCAGGGCCTGGGCGAGGTCGCCGCCCCGAGCCTGCTCGTGGTGGGGACCGGTCAGGGCCTGGAGCGGGCCGAGGACGCTGCCAGCGACGCCGTCGCCCTGGGCTCGACCCGCTCTGGCGTCCTGGCCCGTGCCGCGGCCCGGGCGGTGCGTGAGCTCGCTGGCACAGACACCGCGGTGCTCGCCCTGCCCGCCGCCGACGCCAGCGACCTCGAGGCGGTCGCCCGCGGAGCAGCCTCAGGCGGGTACTCCTGGGCCGCACGCGTGCCGGCAGCGACCGCCCCGCTGGGCGAGGCGGTCATCCCCTCCGGCCTGACCGGGTCCGAGGGCGAGCAGGCCCTGGCCCGCGCCAGCGTCCTGGGCGGGGCCCTGCGCCTGACCCGGGACCTGGTCAACGAGCCGCCCAACCGTCTCACGCCACAGGCCTTCGCTCAGCTCGCTCAGGAGCTCGCCGACGAGGCGGGCCTGGAGGTCGAGGTCCTGGACGAGGCGGCCCTGGCTGAAGGCGGCTTCGGCGGGATCGTGGGCGTGGGCCAGGGATCGGTCCACCCGCCGCGTCTGGTACGTGTGAGCTGGGTCCCTGCCTCCCCCTCCCAGCGAGTGGCGCTGATCGGCAAGGGCGTGACCTTCGACTCCGGCGGCCTGTCCCTCAAGCCGCCGGCCTCCATGCCGGAGATGAAGTCCGACATGGCCGGTGCCGCCACGGTCCTGGCCACGGTGCTGGCAGCCGCTGGGCTGAGGCTGGACGTACGGGTCGACGCCTGGCTGGCGCTTGCTGAGAACATGCCCACCGCCGACGCCCAGCGCCCCAGCGACATCGTCACGATGTACGGAGGCACGACCGTCGAGATCACGAACACCGACGCCGAGGGCCGGCTGGTCATGGCTGACGCCCTGGCTCGTGCCGTCGAGGACGAGCCCGACGCCGTGCTCGACGTCGCGACCCTGACCGGCGCCCAGATCGTGGCGCTGGGTGACCGTGTCAGCGGCGTCATGGGGACCCCGTCCCTGCGCCAGGCCGTCACCGAGGCCGCTGTCGCCGCCGGCGAGGCCTTCTGGGCCATGCCCCTGCCCGAGCACCTGCGCGCCAACCTCGACTCTCCCTTCGCCCGGCTGCGCAACGCCTCCGTCGGCAGCCGCGCGGGCGGCATGCTCGTGGCCGGCCTGTTCCTGCGCGAGTTCGTCGGTCAGGTCCCGTGGGCCCACCTGGACGTGGCCGGTCCTGCCTACAACGAGAAGTCAGCCTGGGGAGGGGTCCCCGTGGGCGGCACCGGAGCCGGCGTGGCCACCTTGGTCGAGCTGCTGCGCTCGATGGCCCGCTAG
- a CDS encoding alpha/beta hydrolase family protein, producing MSTTAPFGTWPSPISPGTITTRTVTLSQVRVDGPDTYWVEQRASQAGRQVLLRRDGDGQVGEVLPLTPSDELVDARTGVHEYGGRAYAVDSGIIVVSHAGDGRLYRYDVNHRLRGLVPLTIYGDVRHGDLEIDTARGLVYAVREDHRGGGEPVNTLVAVPLDGSAARDDSPVRTLVSGTDFVTSPTLSPDGEHLAWITWDHPSMPWDEAVLHVGDLQPDGTIGSQTVIDGGEGHSVSEPRWTEECDLVHVANGSGFWNLYRTEGFPRRGTNREGWTSQLRTRPLHPAEATFTSPTWQLGPHHFDVLDGDHLIASWARDAVWHLGTIRLANGELEEWNVGWQPLGNVASSSGRVVMLAGNEHSLPAIVEVGRGGVEVLRGSGELDPESIGISFPDPVSWPTSDGATAHGFFYPPASAVYTGPDDELPPLVVNVHGGPTAASRPGYDLRVQYWTSRGFAYLDVNYRGSTGYGSGYRKALNGAWGLVDVDDVVSGARYLAEQGLVDPERMAVRGSSAGGFTVLSALISSDVFSAATSSFGVTDLAQMARTTHKFESRYIHTLVGAKDTEDPVLAERSPISHVSDIHAPLLLLQGSEDPVVPADQATTLYRAVADQGLPVALEVFQGEGHGFRMAANIHRALEAELSFYTQVWHLPVTEEPRTSVRVDNLAPAQEG from the coding sequence ATGAGCACCACCGCCCCCTTCGGCACCTGGCCCTCACCCATCTCGCCGGGCACGATCACGACGCGTACCGTGACGCTGTCCCAGGTGCGCGTGGACGGCCCTGACACCTACTGGGTCGAGCAGCGCGCCTCCCAGGCCGGCCGCCAGGTCCTGCTGCGCCGCGACGGCGACGGCCAGGTCGGTGAGGTCCTGCCGCTGACTCCCTCTGACGAGCTGGTGGACGCGCGCACCGGCGTGCACGAGTACGGTGGTCGCGCCTACGCCGTCGACTCCGGCATCATCGTCGTCTCCCACGCCGGTGACGGGCGCCTGTACCGCTACGACGTCAACCACCGCCTGCGTGGCCTGGTCCCGCTGACGATCTACGGGGACGTGCGCCACGGCGACCTGGAGATCGACACCGCTCGCGGGCTGGTCTACGCCGTCCGCGAGGACCACCGAGGCGGGGGCGAGCCGGTCAACACGCTCGTGGCCGTTCCCCTGGACGGCTCGGCCGCCCGCGACGACTCCCCCGTGCGCACGCTGGTGTCCGGGACGGACTTCGTCACCTCCCCCACGCTCTCCCCCGACGGCGAGCACCTGGCCTGGATCACCTGGGACCACCCCTCGATGCCCTGGGACGAGGCCGTCCTGCACGTGGGCGACCTCCAGCCCGACGGCACGATCGGCTCCCAGACGGTCATCGACGGAGGCGAGGGCCACTCCGTGTCCGAGCCCCGCTGGACCGAGGAGTGCGACCTCGTCCACGTCGCCAACGGCTCCGGCTTCTGGAACCTCTACCGCACCGAGGGGTTCCCGCGTCGGGGTACCAACCGCGAGGGCTGGACCAGCCAGCTGCGCACCCGCCCGCTCCACCCCGCTGAGGCCACCTTCACCTCCCCTACCTGGCAGCTCGGTCCTCACCACTTCGACGTCCTGGACGGTGACCACCTCATCGCCTCCTGGGCCCGCGACGCCGTGTGGCACCTGGGCACGATCCGCCTGGCCAACGGAGAGCTGGAGGAGTGGAACGTGGGCTGGCAGCCGCTGGGGAACGTCGCCTCCTCCTCGGGCCGCGTCGTCATGCTGGCCGGCAACGAGCACTCCCTGCCCGCCATCGTCGAGGTCGGCCGCGGCGGTGTCGAGGTCCTGCGCGGGTCCGGCGAGCTGGACCCTGAGTCCATCGGCATCTCCTTCCCGGACCCGGTCTCCTGGCCGACCTCTGACGGCGCTACCGCCCACGGCTTCTTCTACCCACCCGCCTCCGCCGTCTACACCGGCCCCGACGACGAGCTCCCGCCACTGGTCGTCAACGTCCACGGAGGCCCCACCGCGGCCTCGCGGCCGGGCTACGACCTGCGGGTGCAGTACTGGACCAGCCGAGGGTTCGCCTACCTCGACGTCAACTACCGAGGCTCGACCGGCTACGGCTCGGGCTACCGCAAGGCGCTCAACGGTGCCTGGGGCCTGGTCGACGTCGACGACGTCGTCAGCGGCGCCCGTTACCTGGCGGAGCAGGGGCTGGTGGACCCCGAGCGCATGGCGGTGCGCGGGTCGTCGGCCGGCGGCTTCACCGTCCTGTCCGCGCTCATCAGCTCGGACGTCTTCTCTGCGGCCACCTCCAGCTTCGGAGTCACCGACCTGGCCCAGATGGCCCGCACGACCCACAAGTTCGAGTCACGCTACATCCACACCCTCGTCGGTGCCAAGGACACCGAGGACCCGGTCCTGGCCGAGCGCTCACCGATCTCGCACGTCAGTGACATCCACGCCCCGCTGCTGCTCCTGCAGGGCAGCGAGGACCCGGTCGTCCCGGCTGACCAGGCCACGACCCTCTACCGCGCCGTGGCTGACCAGGGCCTGCCGGTGGCGCTGGAGGTCTTCCAGGGCGAGGGGCACGGCTTCCGCATGGCTGCCAACATCCACCGCGCCCTGGAGGCCGAGCTGAGCTTCTACACCCAGGTCTGGCACCTGCCGGTCACCGAGGAGCCCCGCACCAGCGTGCGCGTGGACAACCTCGCTCCCGCTCAGGAGGGCTGA
- a CDS encoding Clp protease N-terminal domain-containing protein, with protein sequence MRTFSFMLSWVTASRTEALLARHRQIEEIDLLLGLLAQGGTVAQLLGRRGVSLETARRGA encoded by the coding sequence ATGAGGACCTTCTCCTTCATGCTCAGCTGGGTGACCGCGTCACGGACCGAGGCGCTACTGGCCCGTCACCGCCAGATCGAGGAAATCGACCTGCTGCTCGGCCTCCTGGCCCAGGGAGGCACGGTGGCCCAGCTCCTCGGCCGCCGGGGCGTGAGCCTAGAGACCGCGCGCCGCGGCGCCTAG
- the sucB gene encoding 2-oxoglutarate dehydrogenase, E2 component, dihydrolipoamide succinyltransferase, whose product MSESVKMPALGESVTEGTVSSWLKAVGDTVEADEPLLEVATDKVDTEVPSPVSGTLLEIKVAEDETVEVGTVLAVIGDPSEAGSTPAKAPAAPAETPEPEPAPAPEPAPAETPEPAPAAGASEGTEVTMPALGESVTEGTVSSWLKAVGDTVEADEPLLEVATDKVDTEVPSPVSGTLLEIKVAEDETVEVGTVLAVIGDPSEAGSTPAKAPAAPAETPKPEPAPAETPEPAPAETPEPAAPSAAAVASAAYVTPIVRKLARDKGVDLTTVTGTGVGGRIRKQDVEAAAAAAEEARKAAQATSAPAAATAPAESAPAAKPAAKPAVDTELRGTTQKMSRLRQVIATRMTESLQTSAQLTTVVEVDVTRVAALRARAKNDFLAKNGTKLTFLPFFVQAATEALKAHPKLNATINGKEVTYHDVEHIGIAVDTPRGLLVPVVKNAGDLNIPGLAKRINDLAARTRDNQVNPDELSGSTFTITNTGSGGALFDTPIINQPEVAILGLGAIQRQPRVIKDADGDEVIAIRSVCYLAISYDHRLVDGADASRYLMTVKKRLEEGDFAGELGL is encoded by the coding sequence ATGTCTGAATCCGTCAAGATGCCCGCTCTGGGTGAGTCCGTGACCGAGGGAACCGTCTCCTCCTGGCTCAAGGCCGTCGGCGACACCGTCGAGGCCGACGAGCCCCTGCTGGAGGTCGCCACCGACAAGGTCGACACCGAGGTCCCCTCGCCTGTCTCCGGCACCCTGCTGGAGATCAAGGTCGCCGAGGACGAGACCGTCGAGGTCGGCACCGTGCTCGCCGTCATCGGCGACCCCTCCGAGGCCGGGTCCACGCCCGCAAAGGCCCCCGCCGCCCCGGCTGAGACGCCCGAGCCCGAGCCCGCTCCGGCCCCCGAGCCCGCTCCGGCTGAGACGCCCGAGCCCGCCCCGGCCGCAGGCGCCAGCGAGGGTACCGAGGTCACGATGCCGGCTCTGGGTGAGTCCGTGACCGAGGGAACCGTCTCCTCCTGGCTCAAGGCCGTCGGCGACACCGTCGAGGCCGACGAGCCCCTGCTGGAGGTCGCCACCGACAAGGTCGACACCGAGGTCCCCTCGCCTGTCTCCGGCACCCTGCTGGAGATCAAGGTCGCCGAGGACGAGACCGTCGAGGTCGGCACCGTGCTCGCCGTCATCGGCGACCCCTCCGAGGCCGGGTCCACGCCCGCAAAGGCCCCCGCCGCCCCGGCTGAGACGCCCAAGCCCGAGCCCGCCCCGGCTGAGACGCCCGAGCCCGCCCCGGCTGAGACGCCCGAGCCCGCTGCGCCGTCGGCTGCTGCTGTCGCCTCGGCCGCCTACGTGACCCCGATCGTGCGCAAGCTCGCCCGGGACAAGGGCGTGGACCTGACCACCGTCACCGGTACCGGTGTGGGCGGGCGGATCCGCAAGCAGGACGTCGAGGCTGCTGCCGCTGCTGCTGAGGAGGCCCGCAAGGCCGCCCAGGCGACCTCCGCGCCGGCCGCCGCCACGGCACCGGCTGAGTCGGCGCCTGCAGCCAAGCCCGCGGCCAAGCCGGCTGTGGACACCGAGCTGCGCGGCACGACCCAGAAGATGAGCCGCCTGCGTCAGGTCATCGCCACCCGCATGACCGAGTCGCTGCAGACCTCCGCCCAGCTGACCACGGTCGTCGAGGTGGACGTCACCCGCGTCGCGGCCCTGCGGGCGCGCGCGAAGAACGACTTCCTGGCCAAGAACGGCACGAAGCTGACCTTCCTTCCCTTCTTCGTCCAGGCAGCCACCGAGGCGCTCAAGGCCCACCCCAAGCTCAACGCCACCATCAACGGCAAGGAGGTCACCTACCACGACGTCGAGCACATCGGCATCGCGGTGGACACCCCCCGCGGCCTGCTGGTGCCGGTGGTCAAGAACGCCGGGGACCTCAACATCCCGGGCCTGGCCAAGCGCATCAACGACCTGGCCGCTCGCACCCGCGACAACCAGGTCAACCCAGATGAGCTGTCCGGCTCGACCTTCACGATCACCAACACCGGCTCTGGCGGTGCGCTCTTCGACACCCCGATCATCAACCAGCCCGAGGTCGCCATCCTCGGCCTGGGCGCGATCCAGCGGCAGCCGCGCGTGATCAAGGACGCCGACGGCGACGAGGTCATCGCCATCCGCTCGGTGTGCTACCTGGCGATCTCCTACGACCACCGCCTGGTCGACGGCGCTGACGCCTCGCGCTACCTCATGACGGTCAAGAAGCGTCTGGAGGAGGGCGACTTCGCCGGTGAGCTCGGGCTGTGA
- a CDS encoding chloride channel protein, with protein MPGRRQPREGRRIRLRQRAAGDVLAVLRYHRSGLYTLALLVGLAAGAGAICFRLGIDAWAHLLAGGAGDSTAPGQVGQGLLSGAGRWFLLLAPVVSGLVVGPVMTWLGATTTGHGVAGAIWSARRGDGAMAPLPATASVVAAALTIGGGGSVGPEGPIAELGASTASLAGRRLGLPTRSVRMLAAAGTAAGIAAAFNAPLAGAFFAMEVILLDFTVDAFTFVVLACVSATVLSHQVLGEAVTMSLPELDLAGDARLGWVALLGLTGGVVGVAFSRCRYLMADAAAWLWRRTHLPSWARPAAGGLAVGSLLMAWPQSYGESSAVLGTVLDGEHGVWALTGLMALKIVATSLTLAVGFAGGVFAPSLFIGACLGAAFGLALVPDHPSAAAVFGVIGMGAVFTGAARAPITAVVLIIEMTSQYSLLTPLMLASVLATFTSRFLTRTTIYTEELRRRGEDVEDPLAATLVGRATARRLMSAPPAVLLASDRLGHAARVLHASGSSVLPVVDDAVAPGAGSLGSLLGCVSAVQIAEALAEPDHSRTRTLGELRLTHEQVEEHEEATAVLALLSRSHADGVPVARRPHATGAPAWELVGWIAQQDMVRRLYRHQHAAQEAAASRTSLGARVQHWLHQGHRPL; from the coding sequence GTGCCAGGACGTCGCCAGCCGCGCGAGGGACGCCGCATCCGTCTGCGTCAGCGTGCGGCTGGCGACGTCCTGGCCGTGCTGCGGTACCACCGTTCCGGCCTGTACACGCTGGCGCTGCTGGTCGGTCTGGCGGCCGGGGCCGGTGCGATCTGCTTCCGGCTGGGCATCGACGCCTGGGCCCACCTGCTGGCCGGAGGAGCGGGAGACTCCACCGCTCCCGGCCAGGTGGGCCAGGGCCTGCTGTCCGGGGCGGGACGCTGGTTCCTCCTGCTCGCCCCGGTGGTCTCAGGCCTCGTCGTCGGCCCGGTCATGACCTGGCTCGGCGCCACAACCACTGGTCACGGCGTGGCCGGTGCCATCTGGTCGGCACGCCGGGGCGACGGCGCGATGGCCCCTCTACCCGCCACTGCGAGCGTGGTCGCTGCGGCCCTGACGATCGGCGGCGGGGGCTCGGTAGGCCCCGAGGGGCCGATCGCCGAGCTGGGCGCCTCCACAGCCTCGCTGGCAGGCAGGCGCCTGGGCCTGCCCACGCGGTCGGTGCGGATGCTGGCGGCCGCCGGCACGGCCGCCGGGATCGCAGCGGCCTTCAACGCCCCCCTGGCCGGCGCGTTCTTCGCCATGGAGGTCATCCTCCTGGACTTCACGGTCGACGCCTTCACCTTCGTGGTGCTGGCCTGCGTGTCCGCCACGGTGCTGTCCCACCAGGTCCTGGGCGAGGCTGTCACCATGTCGCTCCCGGAGCTGGACCTCGCCGGCGACGCCCGGCTCGGCTGGGTCGCGCTGCTCGGTCTGACGGGCGGGGTCGTGGGAGTCGCCTTCTCCCGCTGCCGGTACCTCATGGCCGACGCCGCCGCCTGGCTGTGGCGGCGCACGCACCTTCCGTCCTGGGCACGTCCTGCTGCGGGCGGCCTCGCCGTCGGTTCCCTTCTCATGGCCTGGCCCCAGTCCTACGGCGAGTCCTCCGCGGTCCTGGGAACGGTCCTGGACGGCGAGCACGGCGTCTGGGCACTGACCGGGCTCATGGCCCTCAAGATCGTCGCCACGAGCCTCACCCTGGCCGTGGGCTTCGCAGGCGGTGTCTTTGCGCCCTCCCTGTTCATCGGCGCGTGCCTGGGAGCCGCGTTCGGCCTCGCCCTCGTCCCGGACCACCCCTCGGCAGCCGCCGTCTTCGGCGTCATCGGCATGGGTGCCGTCTTCACAGGGGCGGCCCGCGCGCCCATCACGGCGGTCGTGCTCATCATCGAGATGACCTCGCAGTACTCCTTGCTCACCCCGCTCATGCTCGCCAGCGTGCTGGCTACCTTCACCAGCCGCTTCCTCACGCGCACGACCATCTACACCGAGGAGCTGCGTCGGCGTGGTGAGGACGTCGAGGACCCCCTGGCCGCCACGCTCGTCGGCCGGGCCACGGCCCGGCGCCTGATGTCGGCACCGCCAGCCGTCCTGCTGGCCAGCGACCGGCTCGGCCACGCCGCACGCGTGCTGCACGCGTCCGGATCCTCGGTGCTGCCGGTGGTCGACGACGCCGTCGCCCCCGGCGCGGGAAGCCTGGGCTCCCTACTGGGCTGCGTCAGCGCGGTCCAGATCGCCGAGGCCCTGGCGGAGCCGGACCACAGTCGCACCAGGACGCTGGGAGAACTGCGGCTGACCCACGAGCAGGTCGAGGAGCACGAGGAGGCCACGGCGGTCCTCGCCCTGCTCTCACGCAGCCACGCCGACGGGGTCCCGGTGGCGCGCCGGCCTCACGCCACCGGTGCGCCCGCGTGGGAGCTCGTGGGATGGATCGCCCAGCAGGACATGGTACGCCGTCTCTACCGGCACCAGCACGCGGCCCAGGAGGCAGCCGCCAGCCGTACCTCGCTCGGCGCCCGTGTGCAGCACTGGCTCCATCAGGGACATCGCCCGCTATGA